Proteins from a genomic interval of Lysobacter stagni:
- the lpdA gene encoding dihydrolipoyl dehydrogenase — MATIEVKVPDIGDYDGVPVIELLVAVGDTVKKDQGLVTLESDKATMEVPSSAEGVVKEIKVKVGDKVAEGAVIAILEGAGEAAAPAKAEAPAAAPAAETAKPPVAPSPAAPPSEAPKPALGTGRKADIECRIVVLGSGPGGYTAAFRAADLGLDTVLVERYPSLGGVCLNVGCIPSKALLHAAALIEEAAHSADIGVSFGKPKIDLDKLRDFKQNKVVGQFTKGLAGMAKQRKVRTVQGVGRFVSPNELEIAGDDGKTQLLRFEQCIIAAGSQAVKLPNFPWDDPRVMDSTDALELAEVPAKLLVVGGGIIGLEMATVYKALGSEVTVVEFMDQLMPGADKDLVKPLADRLKKQGVAVHLKTKAAKVEASKKGITVSFEAAEAGAAPGIESGTWDRVLVAVGRAPNGNRIDADKAGVQVTDRGFIPVDRQMRTNVPHIFAIGDLVGQPMLAHKATHEGKLAAEVAAGEKREWVARVIPSVAYTDPEIAWVGVTETEAKAKGLHVGVGKFPWAASARAVGIGRGEGFTKLIFDEKTHRIVGGGIVGVHAGDLITEIALAIEMGAEAGDIGATIHPHPTLSESVGMAAEVYEGTITDLYIPKKK; from the coding sequence ATGGCGACCATTGAAGTCAAGGTGCCGGACATCGGCGATTACGACGGCGTGCCGGTGATCGAACTGCTGGTCGCGGTCGGCGACACGGTGAAGAAGGACCAGGGCCTGGTCACGCTCGAATCGGACAAGGCGACGATGGAAGTCCCGTCGTCGGCCGAAGGCGTGGTGAAGGAAATCAAGGTGAAGGTGGGCGACAAGGTCGCCGAAGGCGCCGTGATCGCCATCCTGGAAGGTGCCGGCGAAGCCGCCGCGCCGGCGAAGGCCGAAGCGCCTGCCGCCGCGCCTGCGGCGGAAACAGCCAAGCCGCCGGTCGCGCCGTCTCCGGCCGCGCCGCCGAGCGAAGCACCCAAGCCTGCGCTGGGCACCGGCCGCAAGGCCGACATCGAATGCCGCATCGTCGTGCTGGGTTCCGGCCCGGGCGGCTATACCGCCGCGTTCCGCGCCGCCGATCTTGGTCTGGATACGGTGCTGGTCGAGCGCTATCCCTCGCTCGGCGGCGTGTGCCTCAACGTCGGCTGCATTCCGTCGAAGGCGCTGCTGCATGCGGCGGCGCTCATCGAGGAAGCCGCGCATTCGGCGGACATCGGCGTGAGCTTCGGCAAGCCGAAGATCGACCTCGACAAGCTGCGCGACTTCAAGCAGAACAAGGTGGTCGGCCAGTTCACCAAGGGCCTGGCCGGCATGGCCAAGCAGCGCAAGGTGCGCACGGTGCAGGGCGTTGGCAGGTTCGTTTCGCCCAACGAACTGGAGATCGCCGGCGACGACGGCAAGACGCAGCTGCTGCGTTTCGAGCAGTGCATCATCGCGGCCGGTTCGCAGGCGGTGAAGCTGCCGAACTTCCCGTGGGACGACCCGCGCGTCATGGACTCCACCGACGCGCTGGAGCTGGCCGAAGTGCCGGCCAAGCTGCTGGTGGTCGGCGGCGGCATCATCGGCCTGGAAATGGCCACGGTGTACAAGGCGCTGGGCAGCGAAGTCACCGTCGTGGAATTCATGGACCAGCTGATGCCGGGCGCCGACAAGGACCTGGTCAAGCCGCTGGCCGATCGCCTCAAGAAGCAGGGCGTCGCGGTGCACCTGAAGACCAAGGCCGCCAAGGTCGAGGCGTCGAAGAAGGGCATCACCGTCTCGTTCGAAGCAGCCGAAGCCGGCGCCGCACCGGGCATCGAGTCGGGCACCTGGGACCGCGTGCTGGTCGCCGTAGGTCGCGCGCCCAATGGCAACAGGATCGACGCCGACAAGGCCGGCGTGCAGGTGACCGACCGCGGCTTCATTCCGGTCGACCGCCAGATGCGCACCAACGTGCCGCACATCTTCGCCATCGGCGATCTCGTCGGCCAGCCGATGCTTGCGCACAAGGCCACGCACGAAGGCAAGCTGGCGGCGGAAGTCGCCGCGGGCGAGAAGCGTGAGTGGGTCGCGCGCGTGATCCCGTCGGTGGCCTATACCGATCCGGAAATCGCATGGGTGGGCGTCACCGAAACCGAGGCGAAGGCCAAGGGCCTGCACGTGGGCGTGGGCAAGTTCCCGTGGGCCGCATCGGCGCGTGCCGTCGGCATCGGCCGCGGCGAGGGCTTCACCAAGCTCATCTTCGACGAGAAGACGCACCGCATCGTCGGCGGCGGCATCGTCGGCGTGCACGCGGGTGATCTCATCACCGAGATCGCGCTGGCGATCGAGATGGGCGCGGAGGCGGGCGACATCGGCGCCACCATCCATCCGCACCCGACGCTGAGCGAAAGCGTCGGCATGGCGGCCGAGGTGTACGAAGGCACCATCACCGACCTGTACATCCCGAAGAAGAAGTAA
- a CDS encoding DUF2061 domain-containing protein, with protein MAKTFSFAAVHFSVAFTVGYLMTGSVWVGGALALVEPACNTVAFHFHEKIWKRIETRRQGRQTGTDPTAMAV; from the coding sequence ATGGCCAAGACCTTCAGCTTCGCCGCCGTGCACTTCAGCGTCGCCTTCACCGTCGGCTATCTGATGACCGGCAGCGTGTGGGTGGGCGGCGCATTGGCCCTCGTCGAGCCGGCCTGCAACACGGTCGCCTTCCACTTCCACGAGAAGATCTGGAAGCGCATCGAGACCCGACGCCAGGGTCGGCAAACCGGGACGGACCCGACCGCGATGGCCGTGTGA
- the atpG gene encoding F0F1 ATP synthase subunit gamma produces MAGGREIKSKIKSVQNTRKVTRALEMVSASKIRKAQDRMKVSRPYARVMKQVIGHLAQANSDYQHPYLVERQDVKRVGYIIVSSDRGLAGGLNNNLFRKLLGEFRKWQEQGVEIDVVTIGQKASVFFRRIKVNMVGSVTHLGDQPKLEQLVGVIKVMLDGYSAGNLDRVFICYNDFVNTMTQRAAFDQLLPLPPAETQVAKHDWDYIYEPDAATVLEHVLNRYVESLVYQAVLENVASEHAARMVAMKAASDNATKLIGTLNLVYNKARQAAITQEISEIVGGAAAV; encoded by the coding sequence ATGGCAGGCGGACGCGAAATCAAATCCAAGATCAAGAGCGTGCAGAACACCCGCAAGGTGACGCGCGCGCTCGAGATGGTCTCGGCTTCCAAGATCCGCAAGGCGCAGGACCGCATGAAGGTCTCGCGTCCGTACGCACGCGTGATGAAGCAGGTCATCGGCCACCTGGCCCAGGCCAATTCCGACTACCAGCATCCGTACCTGGTCGAGCGCCAGGACGTGAAGCGTGTCGGCTACATCATCGTGTCGTCCGATCGCGGCCTGGCCGGCGGCCTCAACAACAACCTGTTCCGCAAGCTGCTGGGCGAGTTCCGCAAGTGGCAGGAGCAGGGCGTCGAGATCGACGTCGTCACCATCGGCCAGAAGGCGTCGGTGTTCTTCCGTCGCATCAAGGTCAACATGGTCGGCTCGGTCACGCACCTGGGCGACCAGCCGAAGCTGGAACAGCTGGTCGGCGTCATCAAGGTGATGCTGGACGGCTACAGCGCCGGCAACCTGGACCGCGTGTTCATCTGCTACAACGACTTCGTCAACACGATGACCCAGCGCGCAGCGTTCGATCAGCTGCTGCCGCTGCCGCCGGCCGAGACGCAGGTCGCCAAGCACGACTGGGACTACATCTACGAACCCGACGCGGCGACCGTGCTCGAGCACGTGCTCAACCGCTACGTCGAGTCGCTGGTGTACCAGGCGGTGCTTGAGAACGTCGCCTCCGAGCATGCCGCGCGCATGGTCGCGATGAAGGCCGCGTCCGACAACGCCACCAAGCTGATCGGCACGCTGAACCTGGTCTACAACAAGGCCCGCCAGGCGGCGATCACGCAGGAAATCTCGGAAATCGTCGGCGGCGCCGCCGCGGTCTAA
- a CDS encoding DUF2884 family protein, whose product MHRLLAYSVLLVAAFGGRAEAADVHIDASCNMDSDYDLSIDERSVILTRTTGVPKAIVMRQGRLFVDDRWVELSDADRQRIVEFEKGARAAMPEAQAIGRDAAEIAFVVLGEVAEGFSSDPAAVRAKVARARAQIDARLARSVTPTRFNGNDLGKGIGEAVAEVIPSMIGDIVSGAIGAAFSGDSSRLKKMEDLDAQIDQRVEPRARALEQRAQSLCQRMMELDRIDDALEFRLSGGQPLDLLRARPSDRNDPAAEAAAAPESRSTDVQ is encoded by the coding sequence ATGCATCGCCTGCTTGCGTACAGCGTGTTGCTGGTGGCCGCATTCGGCGGACGTGCCGAAGCGGCGGACGTGCACATCGACGCGTCCTGCAACATGGACAGCGACTACGACCTGAGCATCGACGAGCGCAGCGTGATCCTCACGCGCACGACGGGCGTACCGAAAGCGATCGTGATGCGCCAGGGCCGGTTGTTCGTCGACGACCGCTGGGTCGAGCTCAGCGACGCCGACCGCCAGCGCATCGTCGAGTTCGAGAAGGGCGCGCGGGCGGCGATGCCCGAAGCGCAGGCGATCGGGCGCGATGCGGCGGAGATCGCCTTCGTCGTGCTGGGCGAAGTGGCCGAAGGCTTCAGCAGCGACCCCGCTGCGGTGCGCGCCAAGGTGGCGCGTGCGCGTGCGCAGATCGATGCGCGCCTGGCGCGCTCGGTCACCCCAACTCGTTTCAACGGAAACGATCTGGGCAAAGGCATCGGCGAGGCGGTGGCCGAGGTCATCCCGAGCATGATCGGCGACATCGTCAGCGGCGCCATCGGCGCGGCCTTCAGCGGCGACAGCAGCCGCCTGAAGAAGATGGAGGACCTGGACGCGCAGATCGACCAGCGGGTCGAACCGCGTGCCCGTGCGCTGGAACAGCGGGCGCAGAGCCTGTGCCAGCGGATGATGGAGCTGGATCGAATCGACGACGCGCTCGAATTCCGCCTCTCCGGCGGCCAGCCGCTGGACCTGCTGCGGGCCCGGCCGTCCGACCGGAACGACCCGGCTGCCGAAGCCGCTGCCGCCCCGGAATCCAGGTCGACCGATGTGCAGTGA
- the atpA gene encoding F0F1 ATP synthase subunit alpha, whose translation MATTTLNPSEISELIKTRIEKVKLTAEARNEGTVTSVSDGIVRIYGLADVMQGEMIELPNSTYALALNLERDSVGAVVLGDYEHLREGDVAKTTGRILEVPVGRELLGRVVNALGEPIDGKGPIGASLTAPVERVAPGVIWRKSVDQPVQTGYKTVDAMIPIGRGQRELVIGDRQTGKTALAIDAVINQKGTGIKCVYVAIGQKASTVANIVRKLEENGALAHTIVVAATASESAAMQYISAYAGCTMGEYFMDRGEDALIVYDDLSKQAVAYRQISLLLKRPPGREAYPGDVFYLHSRLLERAARVSEEYVEKFTNGEVKGKTGSLTALPIIETQAGDVSAFVPTNVISITDGQIFLETDLFNAGIRPAVNAGISVSRVGGAAQTKIIKKLSGGIRIALAQYRELAAFAQFASDLDEATRKQLERGQRVTELMKQKQYAPMPIALQALSIYAVNEGYLDDIAVNKILAFEEGLHAHFVNTQGELISKINSTGNWNDEIEATFKKGIAEFKQTGTW comes from the coding sequence ATGGCAACCACCACGCTCAACCCGTCCGAAATCAGTGAACTGATCAAGACCCGCATCGAGAAGGTCAAGCTGACCGCCGAAGCGCGCAACGAAGGCACCGTGACCTCGGTGTCGGACGGCATCGTGCGCATCTACGGCCTGGCCGACGTGATGCAGGGCGAAATGATCGAGCTGCCGAACAGCACCTACGCGCTCGCGCTGAACCTGGAGCGCGACTCGGTCGGCGCCGTGGTCCTGGGTGACTACGAGCACCTGCGCGAAGGCGACGTCGCCAAGACCACCGGCCGCATCCTCGAAGTGCCGGTCGGCCGCGAGCTGCTCGGCCGCGTCGTCAACGCACTGGGCGAGCCGATCGACGGCAAGGGCCCGATCGGCGCCTCGCTGACGGCTCCGGTGGAGCGCGTCGCCCCGGGCGTGATCTGGCGCAAATCGGTCGACCAGCCGGTGCAGACCGGCTACAAGACCGTCGACGCCATGATCCCGATCGGCCGCGGCCAGCGCGAGCTGGTCATCGGTGACCGCCAGACCGGCAAGACCGCCCTGGCCATCGACGCGGTGATCAACCAGAAGGGCACGGGCATCAAGTGCGTGTACGTGGCGATCGGCCAGAAGGCCTCGACCGTCGCGAACATCGTGCGCAAGCTCGAAGAGAACGGCGCCCTGGCGCACACCATCGTCGTCGCCGCCACGGCGTCCGAGTCGGCCGCCATGCAGTACATCTCGGCGTACGCCGGCTGCACGATGGGCGAGTACTTCATGGACCGCGGCGAAGACGCGCTGATCGTGTACGACGATCTGTCCAAGCAGGCCGTCGCGTACCGCCAGATCTCGCTGCTGCTCAAGCGCCCGCCGGGTCGCGAAGCCTACCCGGGCGACGTGTTCTACCTGCACAGCCGCCTGCTCGAGCGCGCCGCGCGCGTGTCCGAGGAGTACGTCGAGAAGTTCACCAACGGTGAAGTGAAGGGCAAGACCGGTTCGCTGACCGCGCTGCCGATCATCGAAACGCAGGCCGGCGACGTGTCCGCGTTCGTGCCGACCAACGTGATCTCGATCACCGACGGCCAGATCTTCCTGGAAACCGACCTGTTCAACGCCGGCATCCGCCCGGCCGTGAACGCCGGTATCTCGGTGTCGCGCGTCGGTGGCGCGGCCCAGACCAAGATCATCAAGAAGCTGTCGGGCGGCATCCGCATCGCGCTCGCCCAGTACCGTGAGCTGGCTGCGTTCGCGCAGTTCGCATCCGACCTGGACGAAGCCACCCGCAAGCAGCTCGAGCGCGGCCAGCGCGTCACCGAGCTGATGAAGCAGAAGCAGTACGCGCCGATGCCGATCGCGCTGCAGGCCCTGTCGATCTACGCCGTCAACGAGGGTTACCTCGACGACATCGCGGTCAACAAGATCCTGGCGTTCGAAGAGGGCCTGCACGCCCACTTCGTCAACACGCAGGGCGAGCTGATCAGCAAGATCAACAGCACCGGCAACTGGAACGACGAGATCGAGGCGACCTTCAAGAAGGGCATCGCCGAGTTCAAGCAGACCGGCACCTGGTAA
- the atpD gene encoding F0F1 ATP synthase subunit beta, translating into MSQGKIVQIIGAVVDVEFPRESVPKVYDALKVDNTAITLEVQQQLGDGVVRTIALGSTDGLKRNLVANNTGKGISVPVGAGTLGRIMDVLGRPIDEAGDVAASDHWEIHRAAPSYEDQSSANDLLETGIKVIDLMCPFAKGGKVGLFGGAGVGKTVNMMELINNIAKAHSGLSVFAGVGERTREGNDFYHEMKDSNVLDKVAMVYGQMNEPPGNRLRVALTGLTMAEYFRDEKDASGKGRDVLLFVDNIYRYTLAGTEVSALLGRMPSAVGYQPTLAEEMGVLQERITSTKTGSITSIQAVYVPADDLTDPSPATTFAHLDATVVLSRNIASLGIYPAVDPLDSTSRQLDPNVIGHEHYDVARKVQATLQKYKELKDIIAILGMDELSEEDKQAVSRARKIERFFSQPFHVAEVFTGSPGKYVALKDTIRGFKGIVEGEYDHLPEQAFYMVGGIEEAVEKAKKITG; encoded by the coding sequence ATGAGTCAGGGCAAGATCGTTCAGATCATCGGCGCCGTCGTCGACGTCGAGTTCCCGCGCGAGTCCGTGCCGAAGGTGTACGACGCGCTGAAGGTCGACAACACCGCCATCACGCTCGAAGTCCAGCAGCAGCTCGGTGACGGCGTCGTCCGCACCATCGCCCTGGGCTCCACCGACGGCCTCAAGCGCAACCTCGTCGCCAACAACACCGGCAAGGGCATCTCGGTTCCGGTCGGTGCCGGCACGCTGGGCCGCATCATGGACGTGCTCGGTCGCCCGATCGACGAAGCCGGCGACGTCGCCGCTTCCGACCACTGGGAAATCCATCGCGCCGCTCCGTCGTACGAGGACCAGTCCTCGGCCAACGACCTGCTGGAAACCGGCATCAAGGTCATCGACCTGATGTGCCCGTTCGCGAAGGGCGGCAAGGTCGGTCTGTTCGGCGGCGCCGGCGTCGGCAAGACCGTCAACATGATGGAACTGATCAACAACATCGCCAAGGCGCACTCGGGTCTGTCCGTGTTCGCCGGCGTGGGCGAGCGTACCCGCGAGGGCAACGACTTCTACCACGAGATGAAGGACTCCAACGTCCTCGACAAGGTGGCGATGGTGTACGGCCAGATGAACGAGCCGCCGGGCAACCGCCTGCGCGTCGCGCTGACCGGCCTGACCATGGCCGAGTACTTCCGCGACGAGAAGGACGCCTCGGGCAAGGGCCGTGACGTGCTGCTGTTCGTCGACAACATCTACCGTTACACGCTGGCCGGTACCGAAGTGTCGGCGCTGCTGGGCCGCATGCCGTCGGCCGTGGGTTACCAGCCGACGCTGGCCGAGGAAATGGGCGTCCTGCAGGAGCGCATCACCTCGACCAAGACCGGTTCGATCACCTCGATCCAGGCCGTGTACGTGCCCGCGGACGACCTGACCGACCCGTCGCCGGCGACCACCTTCGCCCACCTCGACGCCACCGTCGTGCTGTCGCGAAACATTGCCTCGCTGGGTATCTACCCGGCCGTGGACCCGCTGGACTCGACCTCGCGCCAGCTCGACCCGAACGTGATCGGCCACGAGCACTACGACGTCGCGCGCAAGGTCCAGGCGACGCTGCAGAAGTACAAGGAGCTCAAGGACATCATCGCGATCCTGGGCATGGACGAGCTGTCGGAAGAAGACAAGCAGGCCGTGTCGCGCGCCCGCAAGATCGAGCGCTTCTTCTCGCAGCCGTTCCACGTGGCCGAAGTCTTCACCGGTTCGCCGGGCAAGTACGTCGCGCTGAAGGACACGATCCGCGGCTTCAAGGGCATCGTCGAAGGCGAGTACGACCACCTGCCGGAGCAGGCGTTCTACATGGTCGGCGGCATCGAGGAAGCGGTCGAGAAGGCCAAGAAGATCACCGGTTGA
- a CDS encoding F0F1 ATP synthase subunit delta has translation MTQALTLARPYARAAFALSREGGRTAAWSQALAFASRVAADPQAQTLLSHPLLNPADAVGLLAMDGADEAFTRFLGLLADNRRLALLPEITGLFEDLRAEAERVVKARVTAASELPAAELEAIKVALKKRFGRDVEIETAIDASLIGGAVIDAGDVVIDGSLKGKLERLQSTLSQ, from the coding sequence ATGACCCAGGCCCTGACCCTCGCCCGACCGTACGCCCGTGCCGCCTTCGCGCTTTCGCGCGAAGGTGGTCGCACTGCTGCGTGGTCGCAGGCGCTCGCCTTCGCTTCGCGCGTGGCTGCCGACCCGCAGGCCCAGACGCTGCTCAGCCACCCGCTGCTGAACCCGGCCGACGCCGTCGGTCTGCTGGCGATGGACGGTGCGGACGAAGCCTTCACCCGCTTCCTCGGCCTGCTGGCCGACAACCGCCGACTGGCGCTGCTGCCGGAGATCACCGGCCTGTTCGAAGACCTGCGCGCCGAAGCCGAGCGCGTGGTCAAGGCTCGGGTCACCGCTGCCAGCGAACTGCCCGCGGCCGAACTCGAGGCCATCAAGGTCGCGCTGAAGAAGCGCTTCGGCCGCGACGTCGAGATCGAGACCGCGATCGACGCCTCGCTGATCGGCGGCGCCGTGATCGACGCGGGCGACGTGGTCATCGACGGCTCGCTGAAGGGCAAGCTCGAACGCCTCCAGTCGACGCTCTCGCAATAA
- a CDS encoding F0F1 ATP synthase subunit B codes for MNLNMTFFGQAITFIVLIWFTMKFIWPPLNKAIEERQHKIAEGLAAAEQSQKNLAQAQQSVDAELRSARTKANEIIEQAHHRANQIIDQAKNDAVSEANRQKAAAEAEISAASNRAREELRKQVSTLAVTGAEKLLKREIDANAHKALLDELAAQL; via the coding sequence ATGAATCTCAACATGACCTTCTTCGGCCAGGCGATCACGTTCATCGTGTTGATCTGGTTCACGATGAAGTTCATTTGGCCGCCGCTGAACAAGGCGATCGAAGAACGTCAACACAAGATTGCCGAGGGTCTGGCTGCTGCCGAGCAGAGCCAGAAGAACCTCGCGCAGGCCCAGCAGAGCGTCGATGCCGAGCTGCGCTCCGCGCGTACCAAGGCCAACGAGATCATTGAACAGGCGCATCACCGCGCCAATCAGATCATCGACCAGGCCAAGAACGATGCGGTCTCCGAAGCCAACCGCCAGAAGGCGGCGGCCGAAGCCGAGATCTCCGCGGCCTCGAACCGTGCCCGCGAGGAACTGCGCAAGCAGGTGTCCACGCTGGCCGTGACCGGTGCCGAGAAGCTGCTCAAGCGCGAAATCGACGCCAACGCCCACAAGGCGCTGCTCGATGAGCTGGCGGCTCAGCTTTGA
- the atpB gene encoding F0F1 ATP synthase subunit A: MSEQTGSGGLNEYIQHHLHQNTIEVFGGAFHVDTWAVSLVLGLIFIGWFAFFARKATSGVPSKGQAFVELILEFIDGQVKDSFHGDRRSITPLALTIFVWVVMMNCMDLLPLDAPYTAIKLAAGAEVAHHTYFRWVPTADLNTTLAMSSVVFFLILGHSIKAKGGFGFGKELLTAPFHAHGIAPKIALAPANLGLNVIEYLVKPVSLAMRLFGNMYGGELVFMLIAGLLGGGLLMFVPGVIFNVAWALFHILIVLLQAFIFMILTVVYIAGAYESH, translated from the coding sequence GTGAGCGAACAGACCGGTTCGGGCGGCCTGAACGAATACATCCAGCATCACCTCCACCAGAACACCATCGAGGTGTTCGGCGGTGCGTTCCATGTCGATACCTGGGCGGTGTCGCTGGTGCTTGGCCTGATCTTCATCGGCTGGTTCGCGTTCTTCGCGCGCAAGGCCACTTCCGGCGTCCCGAGCAAGGGGCAGGCCTTCGTGGAGCTCATCCTCGAGTTCATCGACGGCCAGGTGAAGGACAGCTTCCACGGCGACCGCCGTTCCATCACGCCGCTGGCGCTGACCATCTTCGTGTGGGTCGTGATGATGAACTGCATGGACCTGCTGCCGCTCGATGCTCCGTACACGGCCATCAAGCTGGCCGCCGGTGCGGAAGTGGCGCATCACACCTATTTCCGCTGGGTCCCGACCGCCGATCTCAACACCACGCTGGCCATGTCGTCGGTGGTGTTCTTCCTGATCCTCGGCCACTCCATCAAGGCCAAGGGCGGCTTCGGTTTCGGCAAAGAGCTGCTGACCGCGCCGTTCCACGCGCACGGCATCGCGCCGAAGATCGCGCTGGCGCCGGCCAACCTCGGCCTCAACGTCATCGAATACCTCGTCAAGCCGGTCAGCCTGGCGATGCGACTGTTCGGCAACATGTACGGTGGCGAGCTGGTCTTCATGCTCATCGCCGGCCTGCTGGGCGGTGGCCTGCTGATGTTCGTGCCGGGCGTGATCTTCAACGTCGCCTGGGCGCTGTTCCACATCCTGATCGTGCTGCTGCAGGCCTTCATCTTCATGATCCTCACCGTCGTCTACATCGCCGGCGCGTACGAGAGTCACTAA
- the atpE gene encoding F0F1 ATP synthase subunit C: MEFIASVQGLTAIAIGMMVGLGAIGACLGIALMGSKFLESAARQPELVPMLQGRMFLLAGLIDAAFIIALAVGLLFAFGNPLLGEVKNASAAVAGAAQ, translated from the coding sequence ATGGAATTCATCGCCAGTGTGCAGGGCCTGACCGCTATCGCGATCGGCATGATGGTCGGCCTCGGCGCGATCGGCGCGTGCCTCGGCATCGCGCTGATGGGCTCGAAGTTCCTTGAGTCGGCTGCCCGTCAGCCGGAGCTGGTTCCGATGCTGCAGGGCCGTATGTTCCTGCTGGCCGGCCTGATCGACGCCGCGTTCATCATCGCGCTGGCCGTCGGCCTGCTGTTCGCCTTCGGCAACCCGCTGCTGGGCGAAGTGAAGAACGCTTCGGCCGCCGTCGCCGGCGCCGCGCAGTAA
- a CDS encoding dihydrolipoyllysine-residue acetyltransferase, with protein sequence MAELKEARVPDIGDYDGVPVIELLVAVGDTVKQDQGLVTLESDKATMEVPAPFAGVIREIKVKIGDELAEGSVVALIEPTDAAPAAEASKPAAAPAQPAAPPRAEPATPAKQVAASETGAKVEPVVVPQQADRIAQAAIDASRPGMDPEAMPPKSPPVTFDANELMPDKVPYASPAVRLFARELGVDLSQVTGSERGGRIAKEDVQKFVKSVMEGGAAPSAGAAPVAGGGGLNLLPWPKVDFSKFGEIETKALSRIQKLSGANLARNWAMIPHVTQHDDADITDLEELRVALNKENEKSGVKLTMLAFLMKASVAAMQKYPTFNASLDATGENLVLKKYFHIGFAADTPNGLVVPVVRDVDKKGVMQIAQETSELAKKARDGKLGPADMSGGCFSISSLGGIGGTKFTPIVNAPEVAILGVSKSAIRPVWDGKQFVPRLILPLSLSYDHRVIDGAAAARFTATLAQLLADMRRVLL encoded by the coding sequence ATGGCTGAGCTCAAAGAAGCACGCGTTCCCGACATCGGGGATTACGACGGCGTGCCGGTGATCGAATTGCTGGTCGCGGTTGGCGACACGGTCAAGCAGGACCAGGGTCTGGTCACGCTTGAGTCGGACAAGGCGACCATGGAGGTTCCGGCGCCGTTCGCCGGCGTGATCCGCGAGATCAAGGTGAAGATCGGCGACGAGCTGGCCGAAGGCAGCGTGGTCGCGTTGATCGAACCGACCGATGCCGCGCCTGCGGCCGAAGCGTCGAAGCCCGCCGCCGCCCCGGCCCAGCCCGCTGCGCCGCCGCGTGCCGAACCTGCCACGCCCGCGAAGCAGGTTGCAGCCTCCGAGACCGGTGCGAAGGTCGAGCCGGTCGTCGTGCCGCAGCAGGCCGACCGCATCGCCCAGGCCGCGATCGACGCCTCGCGTCCGGGCATGGATCCCGAAGCGATGCCGCCGAAGTCGCCGCCGGTCACCTTCGATGCCAATGAGCTGATGCCGGACAAGGTGCCGTATGCCAGCCCGGCGGTGCGCCTGTTCGCGCGCGAGCTGGGTGTGGACCTGTCGCAGGTCACCGGCTCCGAGCGCGGCGGCCGCATCGCGAAGGAAGACGTGCAGAAGTTCGTGAAGTCGGTGATGGAGGGCGGTGCTGCTCCGTCGGCCGGCGCGGCACCCGTGGCCGGTGGCGGTGGTCTCAACCTGCTGCCGTGGCCGAAGGTGGACTTCAGCAAGTTCGGCGAGATCGAGACGAAGGCGCTGTCGCGCATCCAGAAGCTGTCGGGTGCGAACCTCGCGCGCAACTGGGCGATGATCCCGCACGTCACCCAGCACGACGATGCCGACATCACCGACCTGGAAGAGCTGCGCGTCGCGCTCAACAAGGAAAACGAGAAGAGCGGCGTCAAGCTGACCATGCTCGCTTTCCTGATGAAGGCGTCGGTCGCCGCGATGCAGAAGTACCCCACGTTCAACGCCTCGCTCGACGCGACCGGCGAGAACCTGGTGCTCAAGAAGTACTTCCACATCGGCTTCGCCGCCGACACGCCCAACGGACTGGTCGTGCCGGTCGTGCGCGACGTGGACAAGAAGGGCGTGATGCAGATCGCGCAGGAAACGTCCGAGCTGGCGAAGAAGGCGCGCGACGGCAAGCTCGGTCCGGCCGACATGAGCGGCGGCTGCTTCTCGATCAGCTCACTGGGCGGGATCGGCGGCACCAAGTTCACGCCGATCGTCAACGCTCCGGAAGTCGCCATCCTGGGCGTGTCGAAGTCGGCGATCCGGCCGGTGTGGGACGGCAAGCAGTTCGTGCCGCGCCTGATCCTGCCGTTGTCGCTGAGCTACGACCACCGCGTCATCGATGGCGCCGCCGCCGCGCGTTTCACCGCCACGCTGGCGCAGTTGCTGGCCGACATGCGGCGCGTGCTGCTGTGA